A part of Paludisphaera rhizosphaerae genomic DNA contains:
- a CDS encoding Npun_F0296 family exosortase-dependent surface protein: MSLIVNAMRWGVAAAAVIGVSAKSASAGVIITPSAAGVQTTSMAGAATEMFNSITPNTYTTLSTAVGTLTSSGMQVMSADQYGGAGGVGNYLGITGGNPVTLTLYYSQEYVGLWWSAADNNNSLTVNTTLGSRTLTRADLPTASAYYGNPNPPSGRNTGEQYVYVNLTTSVVGERITSLVFSNGGSGSGTIFEVDNISVTTVPEPSSLALAGVASAAAAISALRRSRRRG, translated from the coding sequence ATGTCACTCATTGTGAATGCCATGCGATGGGGCGTGGCCGCGGCGGCAGTGATCGGGGTCAGCGCGAAGTCGGCGTCCGCGGGCGTGATCATCACCCCTTCGGCCGCCGGAGTCCAGACGACGAGCATGGCCGGGGCCGCGACCGAGATGTTCAACAGCATCACGCCCAACACGTATACGACGCTCTCCACGGCCGTGGGGACGCTGACCTCGTCGGGCATGCAGGTCATGTCGGCCGACCAGTACGGTGGGGCGGGAGGCGTTGGGAACTACCTGGGGATCACCGGCGGCAATCCGGTGACTCTGACCCTCTATTACAGTCAGGAGTACGTCGGGCTCTGGTGGTCCGCGGCCGACAACAACAACTCCCTGACGGTCAACACGACGCTCGGCTCGAGAACCCTCACCCGGGCCGATCTGCCGACCGCCAGCGCCTATTACGGCAATCCGAATCCGCCTTCGGGTCGGAACACCGGCGAGCAATACGTCTATGTGAATCTCACCACATCGGTCGTCGGCGAGAGGATCACCAGCCTCGTCTTCTCGAACGGCGGCAGCGGTTCCGGCACGATTTTCGAGGTGGACAACATCAGCGTCACCACCGTTCCCGAACCCTCCTCGCTGGCTCTCGCCGGGGTGGCTTCGGCAGCGGCCGCAATCTCCGCTCTCCGCCGATCCCGCCGCAGGGGCTGA
- the asnB gene encoding asparagine synthase (glutamine-hydrolyzing): protein MCGICGAVWGDPGSALGNSALTAMMDRIVHRGPDDSGQYLDAHAALGFRRLSIVDLAGGHQPLSNEDGSVWVVFNGEIYNFPALRRRLEARGHTLRSTGDTETLVHLYEDEGPRMFELLRGMFALAIWDAPRRTLLLGRDRLGQKPLLYREHAGRLTFASELKSLLALPEAEAPRRLDPVAVDQFLAFGYVPQPRTILEGVKKLPPAHYAVWHEGKLKVERYWSPDWNAERRRSFQEDADELRATLDDAVREQMVADVPLGAFLSGGIDSTIIVGLMQRASSRPVKTFAIGFPDAAYDETAFAEAAAKAIGTEHHTFIVEPKAWETLPALAWQFDEPFADSSALPTWHVAHETRREVTVALTGDAGDELFGGYDRYRALALTEMFQRLPAGPRKVLAGAMTRLLPRSGKAKSRLRALERIAERIDQPASLRYLGWMATFDEDQRLLLYDDSQLDRLASTAASLSDPESVDPSVLQARALAASGGRDVVTQAMIADVLTYLPGDLLYKVDMASMAHSLECRGPFLDHRVVELAAAMPLDRKLRLRPGRSKVVLKRAFADLIPEPISTRRKMGFGVPVGRWFRDELHAELSAILLDPIALARGLFRPERIQALIDEHVSGRREHGHRLWALVMLELWMRNYLDRAA, encoded by the coding sequence ATGTGCGGCATCTGCGGGGCGGTCTGGGGTGATCCGGGCTCGGCGCTGGGCAACAGCGCGCTGACGGCGATGATGGACCGGATCGTCCATCGCGGGCCCGACGACTCGGGTCAGTATCTCGACGCCCACGCGGCGTTGGGGTTCCGCAGGCTGTCGATCGTCGACCTCGCAGGCGGGCATCAGCCGCTGTCGAACGAGGACGGTTCGGTCTGGGTCGTATTCAACGGGGAGATCTACAACTTCCCCGCGCTGCGCCGCCGGCTGGAGGCTCGCGGGCACACGCTCCGCTCGACGGGCGATACGGAGACCCTCGTCCACCTTTACGAGGACGAGGGCCCGCGCATGTTCGAGCTGCTCCGGGGCATGTTCGCCCTGGCGATCTGGGACGCCCCCCGGCGGACCCTGCTGCTGGGTCGCGACCGTCTCGGCCAGAAGCCGTTGCTCTACCGCGAGCACGCCGGCCGTCTCACGTTCGCCAGCGAGTTGAAGTCGCTGCTCGCCTTGCCGGAGGCCGAGGCGCCACGACGCCTCGATCCGGTAGCCGTCGACCAGTTCCTCGCGTTCGGATACGTCCCCCAGCCCCGGACGATCCTTGAAGGCGTGAAGAAACTGCCCCCCGCGCATTACGCCGTCTGGCATGAAGGCAAGCTGAAGGTCGAGCGTTACTGGAGCCCCGACTGGAACGCCGAGCGCCGGCGGTCGTTCCAGGAGGACGCCGACGAGCTGCGCGCGACCCTTGACGACGCGGTCCGCGAGCAGATGGTCGCCGACGTTCCGCTGGGGGCCTTCCTCTCGGGCGGGATCGACTCGACGATCATCGTCGGCCTGATGCAGCGGGCGTCGTCGCGGCCGGTGAAGACGTTCGCCATCGGCTTCCCGGACGCCGCCTACGACGAGACGGCCTTCGCCGAGGCCGCCGCCAAGGCCATCGGCACGGAGCATCATACGTTTATCGTCGAACCGAAGGCGTGGGAGACCCTTCCCGCTCTGGCCTGGCAGTTCGACGAGCCGTTCGCCGATAGTTCGGCTCTGCCCACCTGGCACGTCGCCCACGAAACGCGTCGCGAGGTCACGGTGGCACTCACCGGCGACGCCGGCGACGAGCTCTTCGGCGGCTACGACCGCTACCGCGCCCTCGCCCTCACTGAGATGTTCCAGCGCCTCCCCGCCGGCCCCCGGAAAGTCCTCGCCGGCGCGATGACCCGGCTGCTGCCGCGATCGGGGAAGGCGAAGTCGCGTCTGCGGGCCCTGGAGCGGATCGCCGAGCGGATCGATCAGCCCGCGTCGTTGCGTTATCTGGGCTGGATGGCGACGTTCGATGAGGACCAACGCTTGCTGCTCTACGACGACAGCCAGCTCGACCGCCTGGCCTCCACGGCGGCATCGCTCTCCGATCCCGAATCCGTCGACCCGTCCGTCCTTCAGGCTCGCGCGTTGGCCGCGTCCGGTGGGCGTGACGTGGTCACCCAGGCGATGATCGCCGACGTGCTCACCTACCTCCCCGGCGACCTCCTCTACAAGGTGGACATGGCCAGCATGGCCCACAGCCTGGAATGCCGGGGACCGTTTCTGGACCATCGGGTCGTCGAACTGGCCGCGGCGATGCCCCTGGACCGCAAGCTCCGGCTGCGGCCGGGACGGTCCAAGGTCGTCCTCAAGCGGGCGTTCGCCGACCTCATCCCCGAGCCGATCAGCACGCGTCGCAAGATGGGCTTCGGCGTCCCGGTCGGCCGCTGGTTCCGCGACGAACTCCACGCCGAGCTTTCCGCGATCCTCCTCGACCCGATCGCCCTCGCCCGCGGCCTCTTCCGGCCCGAGCGGATCCAGGCCCTGATCGACGAACACGTCTCCGGCCGCCGTGAACACGGCCACCGCCTCTGGGCCCTAGTGATGCTGGAACTCTGGATGCGGAATTACCTGGATCGTGCTGCTTGA
- a CDS encoding DUF4349 domain-containing protein: MRMFTACLLTTAALPVAGCGEVPSQSSVASRSFVAPASAPAPDAAPSGGMMGETGREEASSAAAPAGVSRKVIYDATLDLAVDELDRASAKVGELVASSGGYIAEETMTGSPGSTRSQFWRLRIPVDGFDGFVKSVMALGELVQFSRKSQDVTAEYYDVEARIKNKQIQEQTLNKILQERSGQLEEVLKVEVELSRVRGEIEQMQGRLRVLQNLSSLATLTLTLRERDRFQPPAPVVADFSTQVARTWYGSVERMTDAVKGLILFAVSVAVWLPLWLVGLGVALIGLRVVNRLRPFFKAQQVPSAER; encoded by the coding sequence ATGCGGATGTTCACGGCTTGCCTGTTGACGACGGCAGCGCTGCCCGTCGCGGGCTGCGGCGAAGTCCCAAGCCAATCAAGCGTCGCTTCCAGATCGTTCGTGGCCCCAGCCAGCGCTCCCGCTCCCGACGCCGCGCCCAGCGGCGGGATGATGGGCGAGACAGGCCGCGAGGAGGCGTCATCGGCCGCCGCGCCTGCGGGCGTCTCGAGGAAGGTGATCTATGACGCCACGCTCGACCTGGCGGTCGACGAGTTGGATCGGGCCTCGGCGAAGGTCGGCGAACTCGTCGCCTCGTCGGGAGGGTACATTGCCGAGGAGACCATGACAGGCTCGCCAGGCTCGACCCGGTCGCAATTCTGGCGGCTGCGGATCCCGGTCGACGGTTTCGACGGCTTCGTGAAGTCGGTCATGGCCCTGGGCGAGTTGGTCCAGTTCAGCCGCAAGTCGCAGGACGTGACGGCGGAATATTACGACGTCGAGGCCCGGATCAAGAACAAGCAAATCCAGGAGCAGACTCTCAACAAGATCCTCCAGGAGCGTTCCGGGCAGCTTGAGGAGGTCCTCAAGGTTGAGGTGGAGCTGTCGCGAGTCCGGGGCGAGATCGAGCAGATGCAGGGCCGGCTGCGGGTGCTCCAGAACCTCTCGTCGCTGGCCACGTTGACGCTCACCCTCCGCGAACGCGACCGCTTTCAGCCCCCCGCGCCGGTGGTCGCCGATTTCAGCACGCAGGTCGCCCGGACCTGGTACGGATCGGTGGAGCGAATGACAGACGCGGTCAAGGGGTTGATCCTGTTCGCCGTGTCCGTGGCGGTCTGGCTCCCGCTCTGGCTCGTCGGACTGGGGGTCGCGTTGATCGGCCTGCGGGTCGTCAACCGGTTGCGACCGTTCTTCAAGGCCCAGCAGGTCCCGTCGGCCGAGAGATGA